A region of bacterium DNA encodes the following proteins:
- a CDS encoding aldo/keto reductase, which translates to MQYRQLGKSGLLVSELCFGAMTFGGQGFWKVIGELEYQSAKRLIDISLEGGINFFDTADVYSYGMAEDMLGRALGEKRKDVILATKVRGRMSAEINDVGLSRHHILNSCNNSLRRLGTDWIDLYIVHSFDFITPLEETLRALDDLVRVGKVRYLGVSNFAAWQLMKALAISEQHNLEKFVSLQAYYSLVSRDVETELVPLCMDQGLGITPWSPLAGGFLTGKYQRGERGPQGARRAKEEQNFIPIDYDKGFPIVDELRRIAESHKATPAQAALNYLLRKPGVSSVIIGANKTEQLEDNLKAVEWTMTDEEVARLDDLSKPYRPYPHWMHDIVRHDRTVPRMRGE; encoded by the coding sequence ATGCAATATCGTCAACTGGGTAAGTCCGGGCTGCTGGTGTCCGAACTCTGTTTCGGCGCTATGACCTTTGGCGGACAGGGATTTTGGAAAGTCATCGGAGAACTCGAGTACCAGAGCGCCAAGCGCCTGATCGACATCTCCCTTGAAGGCGGCATCAATTTCTTCGACACCGCCGATGTCTATTCCTACGGCATGGCCGAAGACATGCTCGGCAGGGCGCTGGGTGAAAAGCGCAAGGATGTCATTCTGGCCACCAAAGTTCGTGGCCGTATGAGTGCCGAAATCAATGACGTTGGCCTCAGCCGTCATCACATCCTCAACAGTTGCAACAACAGCTTGCGCCGTCTCGGCACCGACTGGATCGATCTCTACATCGTCCACAGCTTCGATTTCATCACTCCCCTCGAAGAGACGCTGCGCGCGCTGGATGATCTCGTCCGCGTTGGCAAAGTGCGCTATCTCGGAGTCTCGAATTTCGCCGCCTGGCAACTGATGAAAGCCCTGGCCATTTCCGAGCAGCACAATCTGGAGAAGTTTGTCTCACTGCAAGCCTACTATTCTCTGGTATCCCGCGATGTCGAGACGGAACTGGTGCCGCTCTGCATGGACCAGGGCCTTGGCATCACGCCGTGGTCGCCCCTTGCCGGTGGTTTCCTCACCGGAAAATATCAGCGTGGAGAGCGCGGCCCGCAGGGTGCCCGTCGCGCTAAAGAGGAGCAGAATTTCATCCCCATCGACTATGACAAAGGCTTCCCCATTGTCGATGAATTGCGCCGCATTGCCGAAAGCCACAAGGCCACTCCCGCTCAGGCCGCGCTCAATTACCTGCTTCGCAAACCGGGTGTCAGCTCCGTTATCATCGGCGCCAACAAGACCGAGCAGCTCGAAGACAATCTGAAGGCGGTGGAATGGACAATGACCGACGAAGAGGTCGCCCGCCTCGATGATCTGAGCAAGCCCTACCGTCCCTATCCGCATTGGATGCATGACATCGTCCGCCACGACCGCACTGTGCCCAGGATGCGCGGCGAGTAA
- a CDS encoding type II toxin-antitoxin system HicA family toxin: protein MPQKDKLLKKLCGNPRDFTWDELESLLRLLGYKKEKPGKTAGSRRRFTHAQYAPIILHQPHPQNSLKKYQVDMVIEALEKENAV from the coding sequence ATGCCTCAAAAGGATAAGCTTCTTAAGAAGCTCTGCGGGAATCCCCGGGATTTCACCTGGGATGAACTGGAATCACTGCTGCGGTTGCTAGGATATAAGAAAGAGAAACCGGGAAAGACCGCAGGCTCGCGCCGGCGGTTCACTCATGCGCAGTATGCTCCGATCATTCTGCATCAGCCGCATCCGCAGAACAGTCTGAAGAAGTATCAGGTAGACATGGTTATCGAAGCTCTTGAGAAGGAGAACGCAGTATGA
- a CDS encoding metal ABC transporter permease — MNLSQLLAQPFVQRAILAAALLGIGCGILSFFVVQRKLAFMGHGVAHSMVAGVGIGVLLGWPVFWPALAIAVFVSVGVGWITRRGQVSEDSAIGVTLSAFLAFGLVLVSLKQGYITNLEGYLFGSLVTVLPADLYGLGALVVFLSVMGIALWRILLLFAFDPEGAAVAGYPVEVIRYSLLLGLALIVAVSMKIVGILLVGAFLVIPATAAGFWSASPSRVAGLSVVFALSGALLGILLSIMLNAPAGATIVLALMVIFLVGRIAGPYRK, encoded by the coding sequence GTGAACCTTAGTCAACTCTTAGCTCAACCGTTTGTTCAGCGCGCAATTTTAGCTGCGGCCCTGCTGGGCATTGGCTGCGGGATTCTCTCGTTTTTTGTGGTGCAGCGCAAACTGGCCTTTATGGGTCACGGCGTGGCGCACTCGATGGTGGCCGGAGTGGGCATCGGCGTGCTGCTGGGCTGGCCCGTGTTCTGGCCGGCGCTGGCAATTGCCGTGTTTGTGAGTGTGGGTGTGGGTTGGATTACGCGGCGCGGACAGGTCTCCGAAGACAGCGCCATCGGCGTCACACTATCGGCGTTTCTGGCCTTTGGGCTGGTGCTGGTGTCGTTGAAACAGGGCTATATCACCAATCTGGAAGGCTACCTGTTCGGCAGTCTGGTGACGGTGCTGCCGGCGGATCTGTACGGGCTGGGCGCGCTGGTGGTGTTTTTGAGTGTGATGGGGATTGCCCTGTGGAGAATTCTGCTGCTGTTTGCCTTTGACCCTGAAGGCGCGGCGGTGGCGGGCTATCCGGTGGAAGTCATCCGTTACAGTCTGCTGCTGGGACTGGCACTGATTGTGGCGGTGTCGATGAAGATTGTCGGCATTCTGCTGGTGGGAGCCTTTTTGGTGATCCCGGCCACAGCAGCCGGATTCTGGTCCGCCAGTCCGAGCCGCGTCGCGGGTCTGTCCGTGGTCTTTGCCCTCTCGGGAGCCTTGCTGGGAATTCTGCTGTCGATCATGCTGAATGCCCCGGCAGGAGCCACGATTGTTCTGGCCCTGATGGTAATCTTCTTAGTGGGACGCATCGCGGGGCCGTACAGGAAATAG
- a CDS encoding type II toxin-antitoxin system HicB family antitoxin, translated as MKSAKPPLEYKGYTGTVEYSPEDKVFWGKLDGIRATVTYEGHDPESLESAFRESVEDYLDLCATKGISPEKPYKGTFNVRISPDLHRALVHYAQTEDTNLNSVAKQAFEHFLQSQHLHRSATRKRPPH; from the coding sequence ATGAAATCCGCAAAGCCGCCTCTCGAATACAAGGGGTATACAGGAACCGTCGAGTACAGCCCGGAAGACAAAGTGTTCTGGGGCAAGTTGGACGGTATACGGGCTACAGTAACCTATGAAGGACACGATCCGGAATCGTTAGAGTCTGCCTTTCGAGAGTCTGTAGAAGACTATCTTGATCTATGCGCGACCAAAGGCATATCACCCGAGAAGCCATACAAAGGTACGTTCAATGTAAGGATTTCGCCAGACTTGCATCGAGCCCTTGTGCACTATGCGCAGACGGAGGACACCAATCTAAACAGTGTGGCCAAACAAGCCTTTGAACATTTCCTGCAATCTCAACATCTACACAGATCAGCCACAAGAAAGCGGCCACCCCATTGA
- a CDS encoding DMT family transporter, translating to MNLTARARASLFPAVISVSTASLFVRFAIAPLGDAPPLAAAFWRGALAGLLFLPILLIPKYFRQLREVAAGQFWLIAAATTVIATHQICFITSLSLTSVAASTFLTSTQPIFTALLGGMLIREKVSARSWLAIFGAILGMGIITLSRPSEGAPHAHALWGNLLALLAALLASLYTLAARRLRQTTPLVPYMSIVHLSGSIFLGIIIAITGTNVGYYSSQTWFGLILLGLVPTFVGHSLLTYAVGHLRAFVVNAAILGEPVGATILAAIFLNEFPSPWTLVGGAVIIGCILLIVLERDVPVVPEEA from the coding sequence GTGAATCTCACTGCCCGTGCCCGTGCATCTCTATTTCCGGCGGTGATTTCGGTATCGACGGCATCGCTGTTCGTGCGTTTTGCAATTGCTCCGCTGGGAGATGCGCCCCCGCTGGCAGCGGCCTTTTGGCGGGGAGCCCTTGCCGGGCTGCTTTTTCTGCCGATTCTTCTGATTCCCAAGTACTTCCGGCAACTGCGTGAGGTAGCCGCCGGGCAATTCTGGCTGATTGCCGCGGCAACCACCGTGATTGCCACCCATCAGATCTGCTTTATCACCAGTCTGAGTCTGACCTCGGTTGCGGCCAGCACCTTTCTGACCAGCACACAGCCGATCTTCACCGCGCTGCTGGGCGGGATGCTGATTCGGGAGAAGGTCAGCGCCCGCAGTTGGCTGGCGATTTTCGGCGCGATTCTCGGCATGGGGATCATTACCCTGTCCCGGCCCTCCGAAGGCGCTCCGCATGCGCATGCGCTGTGGGGCAATCTGCTGGCATTGCTGGCGGCCCTGCTGGCATCGTTGTATACCCTCGCGGCGCGCAGACTGCGACAGACCACCCCGCTGGTGCCCTATATGAGCATCGTGCATCTGTCCGGCTCAATTTTCTTAGGAATTATCATTGCGATCACCGGAACCAATGTCGGGTATTACTCGTCGCAGACGTGGTTCGGGTTGATTCTGCTGGGACTGGTGCCGACCTTTGTCGGGCACTCTTTGCTGACCTATGCCGTGGGGCATCTGCGGGCCTTTGTGGTCAATGCGGCGATTCTGGGCGAGCCGGTGGGTGCGACCATTCTGGCGGCGATTTTCTTAAATGAGTTTCCTTCCCCCTGGACCCTGGTGGGCGGGGCGGTGATTATCGGCTGCATTCTGCTGATTGTACTGGAACGGGACGTTCCGGTCGTGCCGGAGGAGGCGTAG
- a CDS encoding T9SS type A sorting domain-containing protein encodes MTRIGLALFCLLLALSLAPQTAPAQSLSLQGSIELPACTAVDAVGPMVYTASASTFAVIDASNPAAPVVRGQVANSYGTFAQIAVSGGFAYCAAHGNGMVVYDVSDPVHPTFATRLAYANSVEGVAVRDTLAAMSSVASVALLGIRSPDHPHILATRPMQGAWVEFDPAGGRLHVGSPAGVSDLTIGTSVINGDTVFSLVNHHHYGTGVATPLALAGDYLDASTGASIITVRASDYTYLSTTPATAFIRAVTAVPNFLFLGIGTGTVTMYSQRRGLPEYPVSVGIPAQPTGLAPGQTDSQHFLAVSHNAGLSIVNYDTAAVSAGPVRPLPAQFSLTVYPNPFNPVATLQIIPPAPGRYVLMLYDALGRELQRENLTLSGEMNRRLDFSQRAPGLYFARLSRPGFSTTSKLLYLP; translated from the coding sequence ATGACACGCATCGGCCTGGCCCTTTTCTGTCTGCTTCTCGCCCTTAGCCTGGCGCCGCAAACCGCGCCCGCCCAGAGTCTGTCCCTTCAAGGTTCCATTGAACTCCCAGCCTGCACAGCCGTCGATGCCGTGGGGCCGATGGTCTATACCGCATCGGCCAGCACCTTTGCCGTGATCGATGCATCCAATCCCGCCGCTCCGGTGGTGCGTGGCCAGGTTGCCAACAGCTATGGAACCTTCGCCCAGATCGCGGTCAGCGGCGGCTTTGCCTATTGCGCGGCTCATGGCAACGGTATGGTCGTCTATGACGTCTCCGATCCGGTGCATCCGACCTTTGCCACCCGGCTGGCCTACGCTAATTCCGTGGAGGGTGTCGCTGTGCGCGATACTCTGGCGGCCATGTCATCTGTCGCCAGCGTGGCGCTGCTGGGCATTCGCTCGCCCGACCATCCGCACATTCTGGCGACGCGTCCGATGCAAGGCGCGTGGGTGGAATTCGATCCCGCCGGTGGCCGCCTGCATGTCGGCAGTCCGGCCGGGGTATCGGATCTGACCATTGGGACCAGTGTGATCAACGGCGACACCGTTTTCAGTCTGGTCAATCACCATCACTACGGCACCGGCGTGGCAACACCCCTTGCCTTGGCAGGTGACTATCTCGATGCATCCACCGGCGCCTCCATCATCACCGTGCGTGCCAGTGATTATACTTATCTGTCGACTACGCCGGCGACGGCCTTCATCCGCGCGGTTACCGCCGTCCCCAATTTCCTGTTTCTTGGGATCGGCACAGGGACGGTCACCATGTATTCGCAGCGCCGCGGGTTGCCGGAATACCCCGTGTCGGTAGGAATTCCCGCCCAGCCCACCGGCCTTGCTCCCGGCCAGACAGACAGTCAGCATTTTCTGGCCGTCTCGCACAATGCCGGCCTGTCCATTGTCAACTATGACACTGCCGCGGTATCCGCCGGGCCTGTCCGGCCTTTGCCCGCGCAGTTTTCCCTGACCGTTTACCCGAATCCGTTCAATCCGGTGGCTACGCTGCAGATCATTCCGCCCGCCCCCGGACGCTATGTGCTGATGCTCTATGATGCTTTGGGCCGTGAACTGCAACGGGAAAATCTGACTCTTTCCGGCGAAATGAACCGGCGGCTGGATTTTTCGCAGCGCGCTCCCGGGCTGTATTTCGCGCGGCTCTCCCGCCCCGGTTTCTCTACCACCTCCAAACTCCTTTATTTACCCTGA
- a CDS encoding S49 family peptidase: protein MQRFSAVLVACVLTLGLCLTALAQGNRSDFPNYGAGSEVLSATPSTQGGAAAGFWNPAAFAAMQKMEAAFSWNDQHFVRGRLNNWGLFLGGSGVGFSVRRNDFFAPSSTALTGLSAQHVDDYQIAVGGGDPGQYWGLSYNWARGAGRQFESRDEFFSLGNIYRPFNFLSIGNTGSLGIHHGDYRGISDVGIRPLMNHRLTVFGDAAYAHHDTWRTLQWGAGLELWPVNGVRLAGKVSKPFAHQQDKLYTLSVGLSLDGIGFHVVPHYVRQTNTAANGTTSKKTERASVDYMLRLGQQEPGLNTQRLFERNKRVVSLPLKGRMTYQSFVLFDKERFPLLEMQTMIEKAKHDKTVSGIAMNLSGFSGPSEMLWEVREKLQDFKSSGKKVYVYFDRAGMAEYQFASVADYVWMDPQGQIAIPGYVASRTYYKGLLEKIGLGVQEWRFFAYKSAFESFSRKNMSEKDREQRLALITDFYNQWQGAVAESRHLSPEAVRANVDTMVVFSAQTARTAGLIDTVGRWEDASDLVEKISGKKPEFVTKEQVTMKRFADQAWGEPPKVAVVYAIGDCDMDIGIRGRYTSTLLHKLATQKDIKAVVLRVDSPGGDALPSDLVAQQMKEVSKKKPMIVSQGSVAASGGYWLSMNGDRIFASPRTITGSIGVIGGWIWNEKFTDKTGFTEDHTQIGEHADLTAGVTLPLIGATIPNRNLTDYEFAKMKKLIVDEYTEFTQKVADGRKLEQAYVDSIGQGRVWSGTRALDLKLVDQLGGLDDALVYARTQAHLPARGSKVKVVEFPKRGLLNPAALGGGSPMPMRLLALILGKEQAIDLATSDDYELKVLTKMAEHPGQALFMIPPEDLPTESKR from the coding sequence ATGCAGCGTTTCTCAGCGGTCTTGGTGGCGTGTGTACTCACGCTCGGTCTGTGCCTGACGGCACTGGCTCAAGGTAACCGTTCGGACTTTCCCAATTACGGCGCGGGCAGTGAAGTCCTGAGCGCCACACCGTCCACACAGGGCGGTGCCGCCGCGGGGTTCTGGAATCCCGCCGCCTTTGCCGCCATGCAGAAGATGGAAGCTGCCTTCAGTTGGAATGACCAGCACTTTGTGCGCGGCCGTTTAAACAACTGGGGCCTTTTTTTAGGGGGCAGTGGCGTCGGCTTCAGTGTGCGCCGTAACGACTTCTTCGCGCCATCCAGCACGGCGCTGACCGGCCTCAGTGCCCAGCATGTGGATGATTACCAGATCGCCGTCGGTGGCGGAGACCCCGGGCAGTATTGGGGTCTTTCCTATAACTGGGCGCGCGGCGCGGGACGCCAGTTCGAATCGCGTGACGAGTTTTTCAGCCTCGGCAACATCTATCGTCCGTTCAATTTTTTGTCGATTGGCAATACCGGCTCCCTCGGCATTCATCACGGCGATTATCGCGGCATCAGTGACGTCGGCATCCGCCCGCTGATGAACCACCGCCTGACCGTCTTCGGCGACGCCGCCTATGCGCACCATGATACATGGAGAACCTTGCAGTGGGGCGCGGGCCTCGAACTGTGGCCGGTGAACGGCGTGCGGCTGGCCGGAAAAGTCAGCAAGCCTTTTGCCCATCAGCAGGACAAACTGTACACGCTGAGTGTCGGCCTGTCCCTGGACGGCATCGGCTTCCACGTCGTGCCCCATTATGTCCGCCAGACCAACACGGCGGCCAACGGCACCACCAGCAAGAAGACTGAACGCGCCTCCGTCGATTACATGCTCCGCCTTGGCCAGCAGGAACCCGGCCTCAATACGCAACGTCTCTTCGAGCGCAACAAGCGTGTCGTCTCGCTGCCACTCAAGGGCCGCATGACCTATCAGAGCTTCGTGCTGTTTGACAAGGAACGCTTTCCGCTGCTTGAGATGCAGACCATGATCGAGAAGGCCAAGCATGACAAGACCGTCAGCGGCATTGCCATGAATCTTTCCGGCTTCTCCGGCCCCTCCGAGATGCTGTGGGAAGTGCGCGAAAAGCTGCAGGATTTCAAGTCCAGCGGCAAGAAGGTCTACGTCTACTTCGACCGTGCCGGCATGGCCGAATATCAGTTTGCCTCCGTCGCCGACTATGTCTGGATGGATCCGCAGGGACAGATTGCCATCCCCGGCTACGTCGCCAGCCGCACCTACTATAAGGGCCTGCTGGAGAAGATCGGCCTCGGCGTGCAGGAATGGCGCTTTTTCGCCTACAAGTCCGCCTTCGAATCCTTCTCCCGCAAGAACATGTCCGAGAAGGACCGTGAGCAACGCCTGGCGCTGATTACCGACTTCTACAATCAGTGGCAGGGGGCCGTCGCCGAAAGCCGCCACCTGTCGCCCGAAGCTGTGCGCGCCAACGTCGATACCATGGTGGTCTTCTCCGCTCAGACCGCGCGCACTGCAGGGCTGATCGATACGGTGGGCCGCTGGGAAGATGCGTCGGATCTGGTTGAGAAAATCAGCGGCAAGAAGCCGGAGTTCGTGACCAAAGAGCAGGTCACGATGAAGCGTTTTGCCGACCAGGCGTGGGGCGAGCCGCCCAAGGTTGCCGTGGTGTATGCCATCGGTGACTGCGACATGGATATCGGCATCCGTGGGCGGTACACGTCCACTTTGCTGCACAAGCTGGCGACTCAGAAGGACATCAAGGCCGTTGTGCTGCGCGTCGATTCCCCCGGCGGCGATGCGTTGCCGTCCGATCTGGTTGCGCAGCAGATGAAAGAAGTCTCCAAGAAGAAGCCGATGATCGTTTCGCAGGGCTCAGTGGCTGCTTCCGGTGGTTACTGGCTCAGCATGAACGGCGACCGCATCTTTGCCTCACCGCGCACCATCACCGGTTCCATCGGCGTTATTGGCGGCTGGATCTGGAATGAAAAGTTCACCGACAAGACCGGCTTCACCGAAGATCACACTCAGATCGGCGAGCATGCTGACCTGACCGCCGGCGTCACGCTGCCCCTCATCGGTGCGACCATTCCCAACCGCAATCTGACCGATTACGAATTCGCCAAGATGAAGAAACTCATCGTCGACGAATATACCGAGTTTACGCAGAAGGTTGCCGATGGCCGCAAGCTGGAGCAGGCCTACGTGGATTCGATTGGGCAGGGGAGAGTCTGGTCCGGAACCCGCGCCCTCGATCTGAAGTTAGTGGATCAACTTGGCGGTCTGGATGATGCTCTGGTCTATGCCCGCACTCAAGCCCATCTGCCCGCGCGCGGTTCCAAGGTCAAGGTGGTGGAATTTCCCAAGCGCGGCCTGCTGAATCCGGCGGCCTTAGGCGGCGGTTCGCCCATGCCCATGCGGCTTCTGGCCCTGATTCTGGGAAAGGAACAGGCGATTGATTTGGCGACGTCGGATGATTATGAACTCAAAGTCCTGACCAAAATGGCTGAACACCCCGGCCAGGCCCTGTTCATGATCCCACCCGAAGACCTCCCCACCGAGTCCAAACGGTAG
- a CDS encoding ABC transporter ATP-binding protein → MSHHHVLDVEHLSFSYGEQPVLQDVSFGVESGEFLGVIGPNGGGKTTLLRILLGLERGYQGKVSVFGETPSAGNAWRRRVGVVPQHRDVAPRFPITAREVVALGLSIIGAPKLGHAERTVRVDEALTLVGATPYAAKPLWQLSGGQKQRVLVARALVSRPELLFLDEPTVGVDAEGQDLLLEWIARWRKERGITIILVTHDVGVIAPLADKLACLNARLFFHDRPDKLSGDAIEAAYGCPAEVLFHNHGFPHIVLGEHHHP, encoded by the coding sequence ATGTCCCATCACCATGTCTTAGACGTTGAGCATCTGTCCTTCTCCTATGGGGAGCAGCCTGTTTTGCAGGATGTGAGCTTTGGGGTAGAAAGCGGCGAGTTTCTCGGGGTGATCGGTCCCAACGGCGGCGGTAAGACCACCTTGCTGCGAATTCTGCTCGGGCTCGAGCGCGGCTACCAAGGGAAGGTGAGCGTATTCGGCGAGACTCCTTCGGCGGGGAACGCCTGGCGGCGGCGGGTGGGAGTGGTGCCGCAGCACCGGGACGTGGCTCCACGGTTTCCGATTACGGCACGGGAAGTGGTGGCTTTGGGGCTGAGTATTATCGGCGCGCCCAAGCTGGGCCATGCCGAGCGTACCGTACGTGTCGATGAAGCCTTGACCCTTGTGGGCGCGACGCCTTATGCAGCCAAACCACTCTGGCAGCTTTCGGGCGGACAAAAGCAGAGGGTATTGGTGGCACGGGCTCTGGTGTCCAGACCGGAATTGTTGTTCTTAGATGAGCCGACGGTGGGAGTGGATGCCGAAGGGCAGGACCTGCTTTTGGAGTGGATTGCCCGCTGGAGAAAGGAGCGCGGAATTACGATCATTCTGGTAACGCATGACGTGGGAGTAATTGCCCCGCTGGCCGATAAGCTGGCCTGTTTGAACGCGCGGCTGTTTTTCCACGACCGCCCGGACAAGCTCAGCGGCGATGCAATTGAGGCTGCATATGGCTGCCCGGCGGAAGTGTTGTTCCATAATCATGGCTTCCCGCACATTGTTCTGGGAGAACACCATCACCCGTGA
- a CDS encoding sigma-70 family RNA polymerase sigma factor gives MDQATMAAFSARREQRISEAIRSYGKRLSGFIRRRVPSDEDAEDILQDVWLQLSSVVDLDPIQRLSAWLFRVARNRIADKHRKKKALPVSAVSHDADDDIPAEESLFIDPQTPEDEVLRRLFYEELNRALEELPAPQRQVFILNEIEGLTFEEISQRTGENIKTLISRKRYAVKKLRARLSDLNDDLSGDS, from the coding sequence ATGGATCAAGCAACTATGGCGGCTTTCAGCGCACGGCGCGAACAGAGAATCTCTGAGGCCATCCGCAGCTACGGCAAGCGGCTTTCCGGCTTCATCCGCCGCCGTGTGCCCAGCGATGAAGATGCGGAAGACATCCTGCAGGATGTCTGGCTGCAACTGTCCAGCGTGGTGGACCTCGATCCCATCCAGCGCCTGAGTGCCTGGCTGTTCCGCGTCGCCCGCAACCGCATTGCCGACAAGCACCGCAAGAAGAAAGCCCTGCCCGTCAGTGCGGTCTCCCATGATGCAGACGACGACATCCCCGCCGAAGAGTCGCTTTTCATCGATCCGCAAACACCCGAAGATGAGGTTCTGCGCCGGCTCTTCTATGAAGAACTGAACCGCGCCCTCGAAGAACTTCCCGCACCGCAGCGGCAGGTCTTCATCCTGAACGAAATCGAAGGCCTGACCTTCGAAGAAATTTCCCAGCGTACGGGCGAGAACATCAAGACCCTGATCTCCCGCAAGCGTTACGCGGTGAAGAAACTTCGGGCGCGGCTGTCCGATCTGAACGACGACCTTTCCGGCGATTCGTAA
- a CDS encoding OmpA family protein produces the protein MTKSVSAKPSHIRSACLFSVFCFLLFALPALAQTATSSPDLDSLLAKTGAALADARSQGLDLLSPRHFEKAQAAYDEARSLIAKKSQEDLTHIRLKLAQDELESARTTASSAQQKLGDVLDARSSALAAGADTLSQDLWRKADDRFRAAVRDFEKSPSGNIKAGDLIGSYRKARLEALRNGILKGAREKLAQMDHKRAEKDVPVMVLRSQQAMSRAEADVAKDNLDAARIDARIAEREATHALSMIDYIEKVRKTKQPWETAVLPYDDLLDSVASYLGGSMDYSRGVGVYSLSQLISLIRSRQDSLQALTTHQQQTLKSLEASLSDAQTKLADATNRISEMQSRLGMATTPAQGAAATEQMARAQSVFRSGEASVLQGENGSVIIRLAGSLFPAGATKLDKARQKVLDRAADAISLFPGAAIRVEGHTDSVGTAEKNQTVSTERAQSVASYLVAKLKVTSDRIPAQGYGSTRPVAPNATPEGRARNRRVDIVLTVAK, from the coding sequence ATGACGAAATCTGTTTCCGCAAAACCCTCGCACATCCGCTCCGCATGTCTGTTTTCTGTTTTTTGCTTTCTGCTTTTCGCCCTGCCCGCTTTGGCCCAAACGGCCACCTCTTCGCCGGATCTGGATTCTCTGCTGGCCAAGACCGGTGCCGCACTGGCCGACGCGCGCAGTCAGGGACTGGATCTGCTCTCACCCCGCCATTTCGAGAAGGCTCAGGCCGCCTATGATGAAGCCCGCTCCCTGATTGCCAAGAAGAGTCAGGAAGACCTGACGCATATCCGCCTGAAACTGGCGCAGGATGAACTGGAAAGCGCGCGCACCACGGCGTCGTCGGCCCAGCAGAAACTGGGTGACGTGCTCGATGCGCGCTCCTCAGCACTTGCCGCCGGCGCAGATACTCTGAGTCAGGACCTGTGGCGCAAAGCTGATGACCGGTTCCGCGCCGCCGTTCGTGACTTTGAGAAGTCTCCTTCCGGCAACATCAAGGCGGGAGACCTGATCGGGTCCTATCGCAAGGCGCGGTTGGAAGCGTTGCGCAACGGAATTCTGAAGGGCGCGCGGGAAAAGCTCGCGCAGATGGACCATAAGCGCGCCGAAAAGGACGTACCCGTGATGGTGCTGCGTTCGCAGCAGGCCATGAGCCGCGCCGAAGCCGATGTGGCCAAGGACAACCTTGATGCCGCCCGCATCGATGCCCGCATCGCCGAGCGCGAAGCCACCCATGCGCTCTCTATGATCGACTATATCGAAAAGGTGCGCAAGACCAAGCAGCCGTGGGAAACCGCTGTGCTGCCCTATGATGATTTGCTGGACAGCGTTGCATCCTACCTCGGCGGCAGTATGGACTACTCTCGTGGCGTCGGGGTCTACAGTCTTTCCCAACTGATCTCACTCATCCGTTCCCGGCAGGACTCGCTTCAGGCCCTGACGACCCACCAGCAGCAGACGCTGAAGTCCCTCGAAGCATCTCTTTCCGATGCTCAGACCAAGCTGGCTGATGCCACCAACCGCATCAGCGAGATGCAGAGCCGCCTCGGTATGGCCACAACCCCCGCACAGGGAGCCGCCGCCACCGAACAGATGGCCCGGGCCCAGTCGGTTTTCCGCTCCGGGGAAGCATCCGTCCTGCAAGGGGAGAACGGCAGTGTGATTATCCGCCTGGCCGGCAGCCTGTTCCCCGCCGGTGCAACAAAGTTGGATAAGGCCCGTCAAAAGGTATTAGACAGGGCTGCGGACGCCATCAGCCTGTTCCCCGGCGCGGCTATCCGTGTCGAAGGTCATACCGATTCTGTCGGCACTGCCGAAAAGAATCAGACGGTTTCGACCGAACGCGCCCAGTCGGTGGCCAGCTATCTGGTGGCCAAACTCAAGGTGACGTCGGATCGCATCCCCGCGCAGGGCTACGGCAGCACCCGGCCCGTGGCACCCAATGCCACCCCCGAAGGCCGCGCCCGCAACCGCCGCGTCGACATCGTATTGACCGTCGCCAAATAG